TACATACTAGTGTGCGGGGACTGGTATGCACGATCGCCATGAACTGTTGATGGCATGCAGTTGTGGATTCCACGTTTTCCTCAATGTGGAGCTCTCTTATGCAATGCCATCTTAACTCAATTCATTTCATACTCGTTGCCCTTCGCCACATTGAAACCCATTGAACAGTATAATGACAGAAATGATGCAATTTGCGAAGCTAGAACAACTAGGTGACGCGTGAACCAAAGGTACACCTCGCTCACCATTGCCCTGCTGGGAATGCAGTGACCATGGTATTGGAACAATCCGGTACCGAGCTGTCGGGACTGGAGAATGAAGGACGTCGTAGTAATAGAGTTGGGTGCATTCCAGAGAGCCAGATAAAGTTCTTGAGAAACCATGGCGCCAACCCGGGTCTTGTGTCACCAGGATTTCGTGAAAGCGGGGAAAGTACATAGTGGCAAGTGCTTGTAATTGCTTTAGTGGAATGTGAGGTAGTGCAAAACTGATGGCAATACCAGGCCAGCTGGTATTTGGCCGAGCCATGATTCGTTGGTCTAAGCGGAAGCTATGGAATACAGGGTATCGAACAAAACATGAATGTACAGCACCGCCAAACATCAGCGAGTCCTTTTGCTCTGCCCGTGTCCCCCAGAACTAGCCGTCGCTGGCCGTTTTTGACCCGAGCCAGCAGAATTGGATTCAGCTCGACGGACCAGCGCATTCAACTTCAGTATGTATGCCTTTGGGGCGCGGTTCACTTCATTTTTCTGAAGAATTGCTCGCAGTCTCTCCTTGAATTGGTGAAGATCTGAGCCTGCTAACTGCTCGAGGGCATCCAAGATGAAGCACTCCCCTGTTTCCTCCGTCTTCCCGATAAGCTGATGGTATAAATTACGTTGATCCTCGTCCTCCCCACCGAAGGTCACTCCACCCCAGTGGTTCCCATCGAGCGCGTCCTTATTCCGGTTGCAGATGTCCTCCAGAAGCGTCACCAGGGCTTTAGCGGCTCCTTCGAAACCATGTGGTGCTCGCGTAGCAATGTTCGCTTGAATGCGATTGACATTATGTTGCAATTCTCCGATCACGCTGTTGACGTCCGCGTTTGATCCTTCCGGACGCTGTCCCGTTTGGCAGTAGCGATCGAAATCTGCCAATAACTTCCGCGATTTTTCCTGTACTTTATCAAAATAGATCGCCGCACAGGCCCCGGGTGGCATGGCTTTGCACAGGCTAAAGTACACCATGTCATCGTGTACCGCAAGCCGAAACATGGTGGCCTCAAAGTCTCCTTGCACCACACACTGTTCTGGAGTGCGCGATTGGCCATCGTCATCTATAAGATCGAGGCGAAAATCCTCAGGGAGTACGGCTGTGTCGAAGGCAGACATAAGGTCTCTCACTTTCTGCGGACGGCTCATGCCGCCCTCCACTTCTGAACGGACATATTGCCAGCTCAATTGCTCCGCAACTGTTTCGAGTTTGTCATCAAGGAGTCGTTCGATGCGGGTGAAGACTGGAGGGTGACCATCGCTCGATAACGGCACATCATAATCGGGAATTTGAGGGATAAGACAGCCATGAAGCTGGTCGACAAGCCACTTCTCGGAGGTTAGCAGAGATTGACGATTGCGGTAGATCGTGCTAGAACTCACGAAAACGTGCGGACAGGCAATCCCAGGCAGGCCCATGAACGTCGAGCAGGTGCACGTATAACCACCTGAGCCGATATGAACTTGTGGCCGCTCTGAAAACTGGAAATCAAACCCTGTCTTAGTTCTACGGCAGCCGATCACATCGAATCGACTCGTCAAACCCACAAGGGCTCTCGCTTCGGACTCGGGATCCAGTTTTGTAAGATCATAGGTGATGCCAGATTTTCCTTGTAGAGTAGAGAATTCAGGCAACTCCCCTCCAACCTCACTCTCGTCACTCCCTGTTTCCATGAGTGCACTGTCATCATCGGGATGCGGTGTTCCTTCGGGCTGAGTTGGCCTTTGTGGCATTTTGTCGTCGATAGACAGGCCGCGGAATTGTCTTGTAGGGGCGGACATGGAAAACAGATATATGCAAACGATCTAACCTTGGATTTGAGCTCGCAAAAAGGGTGTTTGTAATCTTGGTATCAGATGAACCCAACGGCCAACCGGTATTTATAGTTTGCCGCGAACCACGGGTGAGTGCGGGTACATTTCGACCAAGAGAACCCCCAGCACGCCGTAGTCAAGCAGGTGTCACAGCAAGAAATAGCATCCTTTCGGCTGATCTGCTATTTCTGGTGTAGGCTGCCATTCACTCGCCTTCGCCGCACGACGAAATCGAAAGAGTAGCAATCTGTGAAAACCCGAGAATACAGTCCTTAGGTTGAAAAGTAGTTTCCGATGGCTCGCGCGTGCAGTGTTACACCATGGTGCCCTATGAAAAGCTATGGAAAGGGGCCTAAACTGGAAGGGGGAAGACCATGGCAGCTGGGCACAGGCGGCGTAGTACCTCGAGCCACCGACGGAGGGCAAAGATCGTGATAACAGGGTTAGGAGATGCTGAATCACAAGACCGTTAAGTTGAACCATACAAAAACGGACAAGATTTTGTGCACCCGGTAGCCAATTACGGAACTCAACCGAGCCGGCGAGGTCCCGAGCACGGAGGTGTTCTTAACTTAACGCCCAGTAAGGTGGATGCACCGATATCTGGGAGGGTACCGCTAGTATAaagttcttttcttgttgcgGCACAGGCATTGGCAGCTGGAACTGGGCGAGATGTATCGACGCCCCCAATTTAGTGGGAGCCGGCAAGCCCTTACGTTTTACGTTCACGGATCCCGTAGTGGATGATGCTGATCACTAGGCCTTGAAAGTGATAGTATGGCACATCTACCTGCGCCGCAAAGGGTGGTTGACATGTCCAGGCGACAGGTAAAGTCGTCTGACAAGGAAAACCGTTTATGGACCAAGAGACTCTCTGACGAAGGCTGTCCTGAAAACCTCATAGACTATGAGGCTGCACTTGGGCCACATTTAGAGTTTATCCCTGGTGGTTGggagaataataatatgaTTTCAAGGCTTGAGCGGCGTAGGTCCTGTGCCACCTAGGCGCGTATTTATACGAGACTTGCTGTGGCACGGCAGTGGCCGTTATCGCCATAATGTACGGAGGAATTAACTGCGCAAAATGTATCAGCCGCAGCCCTCTCTCGAGAGTAAGGAGTACCTTTAACTTGAACAGCCCAGTACTGATTACGTGCTTTGCTCCAGATGCTTG
This Aspergillus flavus chromosome 1, complete sequence DNA region includes the following protein-coding sequences:
- a CDS encoding uncharacterized protein (expressed protein), with the protein product MVQLNGLVIQHLLTLLSRSLPSVGGSRYYAACAQLPWSSPFQFRPLSIAFHRAPWCNTARASHRKLLFNLRTVFSGFHRLLLFRFRRAAKASEWQPTPEIADQPKGCYFLL